The following proteins come from a genomic window of Hymenobacter canadensis:
- a CDS encoding 3-oxoacyl-ACP synthase III family protein: MRRTLYSVITGTGSYLPSRVVRNADFISTSFFEATGQPLTKPGEEIVERFAQITDIQERRYAEDDQVASDLAYLAARNLFDSCGADPETLDYILVAHNFGDVAIDNRRSDFVPTLAARVKHKLGIENPNTVVYDLPFGCPGWLQGVIQADYYLRSGDAKRVLVIGAETLSRVCDPHDRDSMIYADGAGAVLLEARESDTPIGILAHGSRSDTVQAAHLLRMARSYNPAYVGEELFLKMEGRKLYEYALKTVPQAIKDTLDKAGLPIEAMSKLLIHQANGKMDDAILKRLYGLYNQSTVPVGIMPMTISWLGNSSVATLPTLLDLILQHQLPETTIKPGEIIVFASVGAGMNCNAVVYQVPTE, encoded by the coding sequence ATGCGTAGGACTCTCTATTCGGTCATTACCGGAACGGGCAGTTATCTTCCTTCCCGCGTTGTTCGCAACGCCGATTTCATTTCCACTTCTTTTTTCGAGGCCACCGGCCAGCCCCTGACCAAGCCCGGGGAGGAGATTGTGGAGCGTTTCGCCCAAATCACCGACATCCAGGAGCGGCGCTATGCCGAAGACGACCAGGTAGCCTCCGACCTGGCCTACCTGGCGGCCCGCAACCTGTTCGACAGCTGCGGCGCCGACCCCGAAACGCTGGACTACATTCTGGTGGCCCACAACTTCGGCGACGTAGCCATAGATAACCGGCGCTCCGATTTTGTGCCCACGCTGGCCGCCCGCGTGAAACACAAGTTGGGCATCGAAAACCCCAATACCGTTGTCTACGACCTGCCCTTTGGCTGCCCCGGCTGGCTGCAGGGCGTCATTCAGGCCGATTACTACCTGCGCTCCGGCGACGCCAAGCGGGTACTGGTCATCGGGGCCGAAACCCTCTCGCGCGTCTGCGACCCCCACGACCGGGACAGCATGATCTACGCCGACGGGGCCGGGGCCGTCCTGCTCGAAGCCCGGGAAAGCGACACGCCCATCGGCATTCTGGCCCACGGCTCCCGCTCCGATACCGTGCAGGCGGCGCATCTGCTGCGTATGGCCCGGTCGTATAACCCGGCGTACGTGGGCGAGGAACTGTTTTTGAAGATGGAAGGCCGCAAGCTCTACGAGTACGCCCTCAAAACCGTCCCGCAGGCTATCAAAGACACCCTCGATAAGGCCGGGCTGCCCATCGAAGCCATGAGCAAGCTGCTTATCCATCAGGCCAACGGCAAGATGGATGATGCCATTCTCAAGCGCCTCTACGGCCTCTACAACCAGTCCACGGTGCCCGTCGGCATCATGCCCATGACCATTTCCTGGCTCGGCAATTCCTCGGTAGCCACCCTGCCCACCCTGCTCGACCTGATCCTGCAGCACCAGCTGCCCGAAACCACCATCAAGCCCGGCGAAATCATTGTGTTTGCGTCCGTAGGAGCCGGCATGAACTGCAACGCCGTGGTGTACCAAGTGCCCACAGAGTAA
- a CDS encoding glutathione peroxidase, whose product MTTPAISGSVYDFTLQAIDGQSVSLRQYQGKKLLIVNTASECGYTPQYKELEELHKKYGTQVTVLGFPANNFGGQEPGTDAQIATFCERNFGVTFPLFSKVSVAGADAAPLFQYLGSKAQNGVTDEKPNWNFCKYLIDEQGHVQAFYPSKVSPTGPELLAAIQQ is encoded by the coding sequence ATGACTACTCCCGCCATTTCCGGCTCCGTCTACGATTTCACTTTGCAGGCCATTGATGGCCAGTCGGTTTCGCTCCGCCAATACCAGGGCAAAAAGCTTTTGATTGTTAATACGGCCTCGGAGTGCGGCTACACGCCTCAGTACAAAGAGCTGGAAGAACTGCACAAAAAATATGGCACCCAAGTGACCGTGCTGGGTTTTCCGGCCAACAACTTCGGGGGGCAGGAGCCCGGCACCGATGCCCAGATTGCCACATTCTGCGAGCGGAATTTCGGCGTGACCTTCCCGCTGTTCAGCAAGGTCTCGGTGGCTGGCGCCGATGCGGCCCCACTATTCCAGTACCTGGGCAGCAAAGCCCAGAACGGCGTCACGGACGAGAAGCCGAACTGGAATTTCTGCAAGTACCTCATCGACGAGCAGGGCCATGTGCAGGCCTTTTATCCTTCAAAAGTGAGCCCCACGGGCCCGGAGCTGCTGGCGGCCATCCAGCAGTAG
- a CDS encoding TIGR00730 family Rossman fold protein, which produces MKSVAVYCGASSGTNESFTQQATAMGQALAERGFTLVYGGGRVGLMGAVADAVMQHGGKVIGVIPDFLADKELAHTGLTELHLVKTMHERKLMMADLAEGFVAMPGGYGTLEELFEVLTWGQLGLHKKPIGVLNVAGYYDHLLRALDHMADEGLLRRENRNQLLSNPNPHGMLDEMLAYQPVSLEKWLTPKTT; this is translated from the coding sequence ATGAAAAGCGTAGCCGTGTATTGCGGTGCCAGCAGCGGCACCAACGAATCATTCACCCAACAGGCCACGGCCATGGGCCAAGCCCTGGCCGAGCGGGGCTTCACGCTGGTGTACGGCGGCGGCCGGGTGGGCCTGATGGGCGCCGTGGCCGATGCCGTGATGCAGCACGGCGGCAAGGTTATCGGGGTGATTCCCGACTTTCTGGCCGACAAGGAGCTGGCCCACACCGGCCTCACCGAGCTACACCTGGTGAAAACCATGCACGAGCGGAAGCTGATGATGGCCGACCTGGCCGAAGGCTTCGTGGCCATGCCCGGCGGCTACGGCACGTTGGAGGAGCTGTTTGAGGTGCTGACCTGGGGCCAGCTGGGCCTGCACAAAAAGCCCATCGGGGTGCTCAACGTGGCTGGCTACTACGACCACCTGCTCCGCGCCCTCGACCACATGGCCGACGAAGGCCTGCTGCGCCGCGAAAACCGCAACCAGCTCCTGAGCAACCCCAATCCCCACGGCATGCTCGATGAAATGCTGGCCTACCAGCCCGTCAGCCTCGAAAAATGGCTGACGCCGAAGACGACGTAA
- a CDS encoding D-glycero-alpha-D-manno-heptose-1,7-bisphosphate 7-phosphatase: MTNKAVFLDRDGVLNREVGTYVWELEKFEVLPDVPESLARLKAAGYYLIVITNQAGIAKGLYTAADVQACHQKLQQACHSALDALYFAPGHPSVSESLRRKPDSLMLEQAMARFQLEAAQCWLVGDRLRDMQAGAKVGVRGILVGEEEAAVFLPRVPNLAAATDLILAGAS; the protein is encoded by the coding sequence ATGACCAACAAAGCTGTATTTCTGGACCGTGACGGAGTGCTCAACCGGGAGGTAGGTACCTACGTGTGGGAGCTGGAGAAATTCGAGGTGCTGCCAGACGTGCCCGAGAGCCTGGCGCGCCTCAAAGCCGCCGGCTACTACCTCATCGTCATCACCAACCAGGCCGGTATCGCCAAGGGCCTTTACACGGCCGCCGACGTGCAGGCCTGCCACCAGAAGCTGCAGCAGGCCTGCCACAGCGCGCTCGATGCGCTGTACTTTGCGCCGGGCCACCCCAGCGTGTCGGAGTCGCTCAGGCGTAAGCCCGATTCGCTGATGCTGGAGCAGGCCATGGCGCGCTTCCAACTAGAGGCGGCGCAGTGCTGGCTGGTCGGCGACCGGCTGCGCGACATGCAGGCGGGCGCTAAGGTGGGGGTGCGCGGGATTCTGGTAGGGGAGGAGGAAGCAGCGGTTTTCCTGCCGCGTGTGCCCAACCTGGCCGCCGCCACCGACCTGATACTGGCGGGCGCGTCATAA
- a CDS encoding SMI1/KNR4 family protein encodes MQIAIVQIVDKHLDLSFHDGLNRIGTVEGADYEMVHHFPDTATGEECTIWMPIPTQIEEQEIDELEATLKHALPESYRFFLQYRFFFELYIDEFSVHNHTPSRWKKEAVNRVLNGYPKRYLIDRGYLAFAGYSDWGHLCFNTNESRPGNEYPVVLWDHDSPDDVTPIADSFIEMLQLLSASDDKSRQEPIQE; translated from the coding sequence TTGCAAATAGCCATCGTTCAAATAGTCGATAAGCATCTTGATTTAAGTTTTCATGATGGCTTGAATCGGATAGGAACAGTGGAGGGGGCGGACTATGAAATGGTTCATCACTTTCCCGATACAGCTACAGGAGAAGAATGTACGATCTGGATGCCGATACCTACCCAGATTGAAGAGCAGGAAATAGACGAACTGGAAGCCACTTTAAAACATGCGCTGCCGGAGTCATACAGATTCTTTCTGCAGTACAGGTTCTTTTTTGAGCTGTACATTGATGAGTTCAGCGTGCATAATCACACACCTTCTCGCTGGAAGAAAGAAGCGGTTAATCGAGTACTCAACGGATATCCGAAGCGGTATTTGATAGATAGAGGATACCTAGCATTTGCAGGATATAGCGACTGGGGGCATCTGTGCTTCAACACCAATGAAAGCAGGCCCGGAAACGAGTATCCGGTAGTTTTATGGGACCATGATTCGCCGGACGATGTAACACCAATTGCTGACAGTTTCATTGAAATGCTACAGCTTCTATCAGCTTCTGACGACAAAAGCCGGCAGGAACCTATTCAGGAATAA
- a CDS encoding arginine decarboxylase yields the protein MDTYHDLISQTFDFPTDEFQVEQNELRFHDIDLMALVKKHGTPLRLAYLPKISSQIQRAQEWFRAGIEKIGYQGKYSYAYCTKASHFSFVVEEALKNDVHIETSSWFDTNIIRAMHAKGKVQKDTFIICNGFKTDEYKHEITRLINDGFVNCMPILDSPNEIEYYHDNVREKCSVGMRLASDEEPRFQFYTSRLGIRYTDALPLWEQKIKEDPRFELTMLHYFINTGIKDTSYYWSELSRFVHKYCELRKVCPTLTTIDIGGGLPIQTSIQKEYDYPYMIEEVLRTIQRICAEEGVAEPDIFTEFGIFTVGESGATIYSILDEKLQNDKELWYMIDGSFITNLPDTWALNQRFIMLALNGWNKKYKKIQLGGLTCDSQDYYNAEKHIYQVFLPERKPADAEPLYVGFFHTGAYQESLSGYGGVKHCLIPAPKMVILDRAEDGTLTDQVFAEEQTADSMMRILGYQA from the coding sequence ATGGATACCTACCACGACCTGATTTCCCAGACGTTTGACTTTCCTACCGATGAGTTTCAGGTAGAGCAAAATGAACTGCGCTTCCACGACATCGACCTGATGGCGCTGGTGAAGAAGCACGGCACGCCGCTGCGCCTGGCTTACCTGCCCAAAATCAGCAGCCAGATTCAGCGGGCGCAGGAATGGTTCCGGGCCGGCATCGAGAAAATCGGCTACCAGGGCAAATACTCCTACGCCTACTGCACCAAGGCCTCGCACTTCAGCTTTGTGGTGGAAGAAGCCCTCAAAAACGACGTGCATATCGAAACGTCGTCGTGGTTTGACACCAACATCATCCGGGCCATGCACGCCAAGGGCAAGGTGCAGAAGGACACGTTCATCATCTGCAACGGCTTCAAAACCGACGAGTACAAGCACGAAATTACGCGCCTCATCAACGACGGCTTCGTGAACTGCATGCCCATCCTCGACTCGCCCAACGAGATAGAGTACTACCACGACAACGTGCGCGAGAAGTGCAGCGTGGGCATGCGCCTGGCCTCCGACGAGGAGCCGCGCTTCCAGTTCTACACCTCGCGCCTGGGCATCCGCTATACTGACGCGCTGCCGCTCTGGGAGCAGAAAATCAAGGAAGATCCGCGCTTCGAGCTCACGATGCTGCATTACTTCATCAACACCGGCATCAAGGACACCAGCTACTACTGGTCGGAGTTGAGCCGGTTTGTGCACAAGTACTGCGAGCTGCGCAAGGTGTGCCCCACGCTCACCACCATCGACATCGGCGGAGGCCTGCCCATCCAGACCAGCATTCAGAAAGAGTACGACTACCCGTACATGATTGAGGAAGTGCTGCGCACCATCCAGCGCATCTGCGCCGAGGAAGGCGTGGCGGAGCCGGACATTTTCACCGAGTTCGGCATCTTCACGGTGGGCGAGTCGGGCGCTACCATCTACAGCATTTTGGACGAGAAGCTGCAGAACGACAAGGAACTGTGGTACATGATTGACGGCTCGTTTATCACCAACTTGCCCGACACTTGGGCCCTGAACCAGCGCTTCATCATGCTGGCCCTCAACGGCTGGAACAAGAAGTACAAGAAGATTCAGCTCGGCGGCCTCACCTGCGACTCGCAGGACTACTACAACGCCGAGAAGCACATCTATCAGGTGTTTCTGCCCGAGCGCAAGCCCGCCGACGCCGAGCCGCTGTACGTAGGCTTCTTCCATACCGGCGCTTACCAGGAAAGCCTGAGTGGCTACGGCGGCGTGAAGCACTGCCTGATTCCGGCCCCCAAAATGGTGATTCTGGACCGCGCCGAGGATGGCACCCTCACCGACCAGGTGTTTGCCGAAGAGCAGACCGCCGACTCCATGATGCGCATTCTGGGCTATCAGGCCTAA
- the argS gene encoding arginine--tRNA ligase, giving the protein MQQLEQTLKAALGTAIQTVFGTEVPAAQLTLQPTRKEFAGQFTLVTFPFTKTLGKGPEQIGQAVGEWLVANSPLVSGYNVVKGFLNLEIADAEWLKLFTALRQQPAGTPVTTEGPRNVVVEYSSPNTNKPLHLGHLRNNFLGYSVAEILKATGATVTKANLVNDRGIHICKSMLAYQQYGQGETPQSAGIKGDHLAGKYYVLFEKHYREQVRQLEAEGVAADVAKRQAPMMLEAQDMLRAWEANDEAVVSLWKQMNGWVYEGFDATYTNIGVDFDKYYYESGTYLLGKERVEEGLQKGVFFKKDDGSVWVDLKEEGLDEKLLLRADGTSVYITQDLGTAELKYQDFGYDLSVYVIADEQNYHMQVLRAVLQKLGKPYADAIYHLSYGMVDLPSGKMKSREGTVVDADELVREVVEAAQAATLEKGKTEGLDEQELQQLYHMLGLGALKYYLLKVDPKKRMLFNPEESVKLEGDTGPFVQYSHARIAAILRKAAEMGISPAADLSSLTELPAAARELVQELGRYAGVVQEAARTFSPAVVAQYAYEVARAYNRFYTDIKIFTEPNETSRSFYVALSAQTGQTIKTSLGLLGIQVPERM; this is encoded by the coding sequence GTGCAACAACTCGAACAAACCCTCAAAGCCGCCCTCGGCACGGCTATTCAAACGGTATTCGGCACCGAGGTGCCCGCCGCCCAGCTCACGTTGCAGCCCACGCGTAAGGAGTTTGCCGGGCAGTTTACGCTCGTCACGTTCCCGTTCACCAAAACCCTGGGTAAAGGTCCCGAGCAGATCGGGCAGGCCGTGGGGGAGTGGCTGGTGGCCAACTCGCCGCTGGTGAGCGGCTACAACGTGGTGAAAGGCTTCCTGAACCTGGAAATTGCCGATGCCGAGTGGCTGAAGCTCTTCACGGCGCTGCGCCAGCAGCCGGCTGGCACGCCCGTCACGACTGAGGGCCCGCGCAACGTGGTGGTGGAGTATTCTTCGCCTAACACCAACAAGCCGTTGCACCTGGGCCACCTGCGCAACAACTTCCTGGGCTACTCGGTGGCCGAGATTCTGAAGGCCACCGGCGCCACCGTCACGAAGGCCAACCTGGTCAACGACCGGGGCATTCACATATGCAAATCCATGCTGGCCTACCAGCAGTACGGCCAGGGCGAAACTCCGCAGAGCGCCGGCATCAAGGGCGACCACCTGGCCGGTAAGTACTACGTGCTGTTTGAGAAGCACTACCGCGAGCAGGTGCGCCAGCTGGAAGCCGAAGGCGTAGCCGCCGACGTGGCCAAGCGCCAGGCCCCCATGATGCTGGAAGCCCAGGATATGCTCCGCGCCTGGGAAGCCAACGACGAAGCCGTGGTGAGCCTCTGGAAGCAGATGAACGGCTGGGTGTACGAGGGCTTCGATGCCACCTACACCAACATCGGCGTCGATTTCGATAAGTATTACTACGAATCGGGTACCTACCTGCTGGGCAAGGAGCGGGTGGAGGAAGGCCTGCAGAAAGGCGTGTTCTTCAAGAAGGACGACGGCTCGGTTTGGGTGGACCTGAAGGAGGAAGGCCTCGACGAGAAGCTGCTGCTCCGCGCCGACGGCACCTCGGTGTACATTACCCAGGACCTGGGCACGGCTGAGCTCAAGTACCAGGATTTCGGCTACGATTTGAGCGTGTACGTCATTGCCGACGAGCAGAACTACCACATGCAGGTGCTGCGGGCGGTGCTGCAGAAGCTGGGCAAGCCCTACGCCGACGCCATCTACCACCTCAGCTACGGTATGGTGGACCTGCCTTCTGGTAAGATGAAGAGCCGCGAAGGCACCGTGGTAGACGCCGACGAGCTGGTGCGCGAAGTGGTGGAAGCCGCCCAGGCTGCCACCCTTGAAAAAGGCAAAACCGAAGGCCTTGATGAGCAGGAATTGCAACAACTCTACCACATGCTGGGCCTGGGCGCACTCAAGTATTACCTGCTGAAGGTGGACCCCAAGAAGCGCATGCTCTTCAACCCCGAGGAATCGGTGAAGCTGGAAGGCGACACGGGGCCGTTTGTGCAGTACTCGCACGCCCGGATCGCCGCCATCCTGCGCAAAGCTGCCGAAATGGGCATCAGCCCTGCAGCCGACCTGAGCAGTCTCACGGAGCTACCCGCCGCTGCCCGCGAGCTGGTGCAGGAGCTGGGCCGCTATGCCGGTGTGGTGCAGGAAGCCGCCCGTACGTTCTCGCCGGCCGTGGTGGCCCAGTACGCCTACGAGGTGGCCCGCGCCTACAACCGCTTCTACACCGACATCAAAATCTTCACCGAGCCCAACGAAACCAGCCGCTCGTTCTACGTGGCCCTCTCGGCCCAAACCGGCCAGACCATCAAAACCAGCCTGGGCTTGCTGGGCATCCAGGTGCCCGAGCGGATGTAG
- a CDS encoding 1,4-dihydroxy-2-naphthoate polyprenyltransferase, with the protein MATSSPAVPASVSPAKAWISAFRPRTLPLALASIMAGGFLAASNGHFRGSVVGLAALTTILLQILSNLANDYGDSQNGADSVHREGPQRAVQSGAITPAQMKKGMGLFGALSLGSGLLLLWVALGTAGAWIFLAFFVLGLSAIWAAVNYTAGSKPYGYAGLGDLSVFVFFGLVGVCGTYFLQAGTLPLSVLLPAAALGCFATAVLNVNNIRDIRSDALAGKITIPVRLGPQRARVYHVVLLTAGLVCAVLYVLLTYRSPWQWLFLMSAPLLVRNALAVWQRQDSMQLDPLLKQMALTTLVFTLLFGLGQAV; encoded by the coding sequence ATGGCAACCTCTTCTCCCGCCGTTCCCGCGTCTGTCAGCCCTGCCAAAGCCTGGATTTCGGCCTTTCGGCCGCGCACGTTGCCGCTGGCGCTGGCCAGCATCATGGCCGGGGGCTTTCTGGCGGCCAGCAACGGCCACTTCCGGGGCAGCGTGGTGGGGCTGGCGGCTCTGACGACCATTCTGCTGCAAATTCTGAGCAACCTGGCCAACGACTACGGCGACTCCCAGAACGGCGCCGACAGCGTGCACCGCGAGGGGCCGCAACGGGCCGTGCAGAGCGGCGCTATCACGCCGGCGCAGATGAAGAAGGGCATGGGCCTGTTCGGGGCCCTGTCGCTCGGGAGCGGGCTGCTGCTGCTGTGGGTGGCCCTGGGCACGGCCGGCGCCTGGATTTTTCTGGCGTTTTTCGTGCTGGGCCTCTCGGCTATCTGGGCGGCGGTCAACTATACGGCCGGCTCCAAGCCCTACGGCTACGCCGGGCTGGGTGACCTGTCGGTATTCGTGTTTTTCGGGCTGGTGGGGGTGTGCGGTACGTATTTTCTGCAGGCTGGTACGCTGCCGCTTTCGGTGTTGCTGCCGGCTGCCGCGCTGGGTTGCTTCGCCACGGCGGTGCTCAACGTGAACAACATCCGCGACATCCGCTCCGATGCGCTGGCTGGCAAAATCACCATTCCGGTGCGCCTGGGGCCGCAGCGGGCCCGCGTGTACCACGTGGTGCTGCTCACGGCCGGGCTGGTGTGTGCCGTGCTTTACGTGCTGCTTACCTACCGCTCGCCTTGGCAGTGGCTGTTCCTGATGAGCGCCCCGCTGCTGGTGCGCAACGCCCTGGCCGTGTGGCAGCGCCAGGACAGCATGCAACTCGACCCACTGCTCAAGCAAATGGCCCTCACCACACTGGTATTCACGCTGCTGTTTGGGCTAGGGCAGGCGGTGTGA
- a CDS encoding arginase, which yields MRRIKLLEVRSELGAGTRGASMGVDALKVACLNKGSDYFRRFNSVHIPDLNHVLFEKNHFPKAKHIDSIYTVQKGIASTVEQTLRFGEFPLVLAGDHSSAAATIAGIKAAYPHKTLGVVWVDAHADIHSPYTTPSGNMHGMPLAISLGDDNLPCQRNQPEPETEFFWQKLKNLGEPGPKITAEHLVYVVVRDTEPEEDAIIERLGIKNYKLDEVKAKGTRQVAREVYERLRFCDMVYISFDVDSLDSRFSKGTGTPVVDGLNVEEAISLCRALLDNDRVVCFEMVEINPTLDSENTMAQNAFDILEAATDAIQRRLRLEEVVSR from the coding sequence ATGCGACGCATTAAGCTTCTGGAAGTCCGCTCCGAGCTTGGAGCCGGGACCCGTGGTGCCAGTATGGGCGTAGATGCCCTGAAAGTAGCCTGCCTCAACAAAGGGTCCGACTACTTCCGCCGGTTCAATTCGGTCCACATTCCGGACCTGAACCACGTGCTCTTTGAGAAAAACCATTTTCCGAAGGCCAAGCACATCGATTCTATTTACACGGTGCAGAAGGGCATTGCCAGCACCGTGGAGCAAACGCTGCGCTTCGGCGAGTTTCCGCTGGTGCTGGCCGGCGACCACAGCAGCGCCGCCGCCACCATTGCGGGCATCAAGGCGGCCTACCCGCACAAAACGCTGGGCGTGGTCTGGGTAGATGCCCACGCCGACATTCACTCGCCCTACACCACGCCCTCGGGCAACATGCACGGCATGCCGCTGGCCATTAGCCTCGGCGACGACAACCTCCCCTGCCAGCGCAACCAGCCCGAGCCGGAAACCGAGTTTTTCTGGCAGAAGCTGAAAAACCTGGGCGAGCCCGGCCCCAAAATCACCGCCGAGCACTTGGTGTACGTGGTAGTGCGCGACACCGAGCCCGAGGAAGACGCCATTATCGAGCGGCTGGGCATCAAAAACTACAAGCTGGATGAGGTGAAGGCCAAAGGCACCCGCCAGGTGGCCCGAGAGGTATACGAGCGTCTGCGCTTCTGCGACATGGTGTACATCAGCTTCGACGTGGACTCGCTGGACTCGCGCTTCAGCAAAGGCACCGGCACGCCCGTGGTAGATGGCCTGAACGTGGAGGAAGCCATCAGTTTGTGCCGCGCCCTGCTCGACAACGACCGGGTGGTGTGCTTCGAGATGGTGGAAATCAACCCCACGCTGGACTCCGAAAATACCATGGCCCAGAACGCCTTCGACATCCTGGAAGCGGCCACTGACGCCATTCAGCGGCGGTTGCGGCTGGAGGAAGTGGTGAGCCGGTAA
- a CDS encoding HAD family hydrolase, with translation MVRTVIFDMDGVIVDTEPVHRYAYFRHFEELGIGVSDDEYAQFTGRSTKNVYQHLKDQHGLPHEVADMVLMKREFFNRAFDEKPDLELLDGVRCLIEDLHQHGLELILASSASHSTIDRVMRRFALGPYFTHLLSGEDFPRSKPDPAIFAHAAALAAAPAAECVVIEDSANGVTAAKTAGLYCIGYNSEHSPLQDLSHADLVVAHFNELTAERIAALEMSG, from the coding sequence ATGGTTCGCACGGTTATTTTTGACATGGACGGCGTTATCGTCGATACCGAGCCCGTTCACCGCTACGCCTATTTCCGGCATTTCGAGGAGCTGGGCATTGGGGTTTCGGATGATGAGTACGCGCAGTTCACCGGCCGCTCCACCAAAAACGTGTACCAGCACCTCAAAGACCAGCATGGCCTGCCGCACGAGGTAGCCGACATGGTGCTGATGAAGCGGGAGTTCTTCAACCGCGCCTTCGACGAGAAACCCGATCTGGAGCTGCTCGACGGGGTGCGCTGCCTCATCGAAGACCTGCACCAGCACGGCCTGGAGCTGATTCTGGCGTCGTCGGCCTCGCACTCCACCATTGATCGGGTGATGCGCCGCTTTGCGCTGGGGCCGTACTTCACGCACCTGCTCAGCGGGGAGGACTTCCCGCGCTCCAAGCCCGATCCGGCCATTTTCGCGCACGCCGCCGCTCTGGCCGCGGCCCCGGCCGCCGAGTGCGTGGTCATCGAAGACTCGGCCAACGGCGTGACGGCCGCCAAAACCGCCGGCCTCTACTGCATCGGCTACAACAGCGAGCATTCGCCCCTGCAGGACCTGAGCCACGCCGACCTGGTGGTAGCGCACTTCAACGAGCTGACCGCCGAACGTATCGCCGCTTTGGAAATGAGTGGCTGA
- a CDS encoding RNA 2'-phosphotransferase, whose product MLSDKETTRLSKLLSLVLRHDPAHLGLTLDEQGWVSVEELLRQAQTHHVNLTLELLLHIVETSPKQRFRLSDDQQRIRASQGHSVAVELGYAPAVPPAVLYHGTAARHQAQIMREGLQKMSRQHVHLSADEATARQVGSRHGAPVVLVVAADQLHAEGHLFYQADNGVWLTDEVPARCLTLADA is encoded by the coding sequence ATGCTATCCGATAAAGAAACCACCCGCCTGAGCAAGCTCCTGAGCCTGGTACTCCGCCACGACCCGGCCCATTTGGGCCTTACCCTGGATGAGCAGGGCTGGGTAAGTGTGGAAGAGTTGCTTCGGCAGGCTCAAACGCATCATGTCAACCTCACCCTTGAGTTACTGCTGCACATCGTGGAAACCAGCCCTAAGCAGCGTTTCCGCCTCAGCGACGACCAGCAGCGCATCCGGGCCAGCCAGGGCCATTCGGTGGCTGTGGAGCTGGGCTATGCGCCAGCCGTGCCGCCGGCTGTGCTCTACCACGGCACTGCGGCCCGCCACCAGGCACAAATCATGCGCGAGGGCCTGCAGAAAATGAGCCGCCAGCACGTTCACCTGAGCGCCGATGAAGCCACCGCCCGGCAGGTGGGTAGCCGCCACGGCGCGCCGGTTGTGCTGGTGGTGGCCGCCGACCAGTTGCACGCAGAAGGCCACCTATTCTACCAAGCTGATAACGGCGTCTGGCTTACCGACGAAGTGCCTGCCCGTTGTCTGACCCTGGCAGATGCCTGA
- a CDS encoding YbaY family lipoprotein, with translation MLFRLLPALGASLLFAACTTSPSATGNSPGAEALQPMKMPRDTITGTLTYRERMALPAAAVVQVQLLDVSRQDVAATVIDSVTVQLNGEQVPLPFTLTYDPGRIQESNTYVMQARIRANGQLLFLSDVAYPVITRGNPRQVQMLLRRAGK, from the coding sequence ATGCTTTTTCGTTTGTTGCCTGCCTTGGGTGCGTCCCTGCTGTTTGCGGCCTGCACCACCTCGCCTTCTGCCACTGGCAACAGCCCCGGCGCCGAGGCCCTGCAGCCCATGAAAATGCCCCGCGACACCATCACGGGCACGCTCACGTACCGTGAGCGGATGGCGCTGCCGGCGGCGGCGGTGGTGCAGGTGCAGCTGCTGGATGTGTCACGGCAGGATGTGGCGGCTACGGTGATTGATTCGGTGACTGTCCAACTCAACGGCGAGCAGGTGCCGCTGCCCTTCACGCTCACCTACGACCCCGGCCGCATTCAGGAAAGCAACACCTACGTCATGCAGGCGCGCATCCGGGCAAACGGGCAGCTGCTGTTTCTGAGCGACGTGGCCTACCCGGTTATCACGCGCGGCAACCCCCGGCAGGTGCAGATGCTGCTGCGCCGGGCAGGAAAGTAG